Below is a window of Lacrimispora xylanolytica DNA.
AGAAGTTTCTAATGCGGTTCCCTCTGTCTCAGTTTTGCTTTCAGATGCGGTTTCTTCTGTTGTCTGATTTTCCTTGCTGCTTCCATCTGAAAGTGTTACTTCAGAACCGTCGTATAATTCACTGGTCCAGGTAGCAACCACCTGATCATCCGTGGTTATTCCCTCTTTGACCTCCATAAAGCTGTCATCGGCCAAACCTACGGTTACTGCATTCTTTTTCAGTTTTCCATCTGCATATGTATAAATAAATGGGTTTCCGCCTTCGTAGTAAACACTGTCGACGGGTACGGTCAGAACATTGTCTGCCTTCTGAGACACAACATAGAGCTTAACGGAGGTACCGGTTGCCAGAGTGTTGCCATCTGGTATGGATGCCTTTACTTTAAATAATCCGCTTGCCTGGTCGATCATGGTGCTGACCTCAGTGATGGTTGCTGCGCGGTCAGTTCCGTTCTTTTCCACCTTAATGGTATCACCGGTCTTAAGACCATTTACAATTCGCTCTGGAACATAAAAGTTAACCGCTTTGCCGCCTTCCCCTGAAATAACACAAAGAACTGTGCTTGGAGCAACCATATCATGTGCCTTTACATTAAAGCTCTCCACCTTTCCAGAAATAGGTGCTGTCACCTGGCTGCTTTCCAGCTGAATGTTATAACCAATCTTAGCGTTATCATATTGTAGCTTTGCAAGCTGTACTTTATCTACCAGTGATTGATAATCTGCCTCAGCAACATCTCCCGCCTGATAAAGTACGGTCATTCTGTCTAAATTCTTCTTGGCATCCTCATAGCTGACTCTTGCGGTCTCCGCAGTGATCTTAGAGCTTTCTACCTGCTTTGTATCAATGACGCAAAGGAGCTGGCCGGCCGTTACCATATCTCCAGTCTGTACGCCTACATTGGTGATCTCACCATTTCCAAGAGGTGTAACATAAACAATACTATCCGGTTCGATGGTACCTATCAGTTCGCTGCTTAACTGAATGCTTCTGTTTTCCGGTTTTACCACAGAAACGGCAGGGGGAACTTCTGCTACGATTTCATCCTTATTCCCCCCCAGAATTCTTGGAATCAACAGACCTGCCACCGCAACGACTGCGATTACGGCTACGGCGATTGTAATCATCTTCTTCTTTGTCATAATTCACTCCTTCTGTTTCATAATCATTTTAAATTCTGTTTACGAATTCCATATTGTAAAATATCTAATTTTTCCCGGAAAACTTCCTTAATTTTCTCTTTATCTTCCGGATGTACATAAAACCATTCCAGGCCTCTGGCCATTTCGTAAAATATCATGGATATCAGCATACCAAAGGTCTCTATACTCTGATCTTTAAAATCAGATTTGTCAATGGATTCATACATGACCATAAGCATGGTAAATTGACCTGGTGACATATCCCGGGATAAATGATTGGTCACTCCATACATCTGAACACTATCTACGATATTCTTAACTAACTGCAGGATAGTCTCCTGTGAATCAAAAACATTTCCATCAAGAAGTGATTCCATGGTCTTCCAAAGATCTCCATGGTTCTTTTTCGCACTTCTCTCCCAGGCGCACTGAAAGTTCTCAGCAGCATCCTCAAATATGTAAGCCAATATATCATGCTTATCTTCAAAATATGTATAAAAGCTTCCCCTTGATATGCCAGCTTCTTTAATGATCTTATTAATAGAAGCTTTTTCAAACGGCACCCGGACAAATTCAGCCATGGCCGCTTGCTTTATGATTTCCTTTTTTTCCTTCGGAAGGTTATAAAATCGTTCCGTAGGCATTTCTTCACCTCACTTTTTCCCTCATCTATATTTACGCAAAACAATGAGTCTAATTTGCAAAGCAGACTCTTCTTGCAAAAAAAGAGTCTGGCACGCCAGACTCTTACGCTGATGCTTCGTCACATCAGTGATAATCTTTCTTAAGCGCAGCATGTGCTTCCAGCCCGTAAGGGCTTTTGTACCACAGGACATGTTTCCTATGAAACAAAAAGGTGACAACCTGCCACTTATTATAATGACACGTTGTCACCTTGTCAAGAAAGGTTATATTTATTTAATAAATTTTCTCAATCCTTTACTTTTCCTTGTCCAAAAGTTCCTTTAATGCTTCATCGCTGTCCTCGATCCACACATCCTCTTCCTCTTCATTCAGACCAAGAAAGCGGGCAAGGGTTTCAGGTGAGCTGCCATTGTTCCATTCATCCACATAATCGTCAATGGCTTCAAACTCAATCTCACCTGCCAGATATTTTTCCTTAAATGTCATAAAAGCGCTCCCTTCCTTATTCCTGTTCCTTGATATTTTTAGAGACTGTAATTTCCTGATTGTCAATATGTTCCCGCATCGCTTCCTTTGCTTCTTCCACTTTGCGTCTTCTTACAGCTTCCAATATATGATCATGCTCCAGCAACAGAATCTGGCGCTTATCTTCATCCTTAATGTATTCCAAACGGTAGCGGTACATCTGCTCTCTTAGATTGTTGATCATCTGAATCAGTCTGTCATTGCAGGTGCCTTTATAAATGACATCATGATATGCCTCATCTGTTTCTGCAATCTCCATGGGATTTCCGTTTAACACAGCATGTTTAAATTCTTCCTGTCTCTGCTCCAGCTCTTCGACAGCATCCGGCAGCATTCTCTGGCAAGCAAGCTCAATGGCAAGCTCTTCTAAGGATCTTCGTACCTCTAATACATCCCTTAAGCTTTTCTCAGAGATCTTTGCTACTTCAGCTCCCTTTCTGGGGATCATGAGTACGAGCCCTTCCAGCTCAAGCTTTCGGATGGCTTCCCGTATGGGAGTACGGCTGACTCCAAGGCGCTCTGCAAGCTGAATCTCCATCAGACGCTCTCCTGGTGCCAGCTCCCCTTTTAAAATTGCCTGCCGCAGTGTGTTGAACACAACATCACGAAGGGGCAGATACTCATTCATATTGACCTTTAAATCATTGCCCATTGGTAACCTCCTTGGTATTATAAAAATTCGTTAAATAAACCTGTTTTGCCAGGTTCTTGCTCTTTCCATAACGCAGCTCTTCATATGCGTTTTCCGCTGCCCTGGGGCTTGTAAAAATGCCGAACACCGTAGGACCGCTTCCGCTCATCAATGCGTTTACAGCTCCAAGCTCCTTTATTTTTTCCTTAATCTGTGCGATGACCGGATATTCCTTAATGGTAACCGTTTCAAGAATATTTCCAAGGCGCTGGGACACCTGGTGGATGTTATGATTCTCGATGGCCTCTATAATCCCATCAATATCCGGATGATCCGAAGCTTCAAGCTTTTCCAGATTAAGATTATCGTAAACAAATTTGGTGGATACCCCTACCGCAGGCTTTGCAATTAGCACCTGACATTGTGGCATATCCGGAAGAGGAGTAAGGATCTCACCGATTCCTTCCGATAAAGCGGTTCCCCGAAGCACACAGTAAGGAACATCTGCACCGATTTTTACGCCCCGCTCCATAAGCTCTTCCCTGGTAAGTCCAAGCTGGAACATCTTATTTACTCCAAATAATACGGCAGCTGCGTCGCTGCTGCCCCCTGCCATTCCAGCGGAAACCGGTATGAATTTCTTTAAATTGATCCGTATCCCGTGGGTAACATGAAACTCGTCCATTAAAAGCTTTGCTGCTTTGTATACCAGATTGTTCTCATTGACTGGTAAATAAAACAGGTTGGTAACGATTTCAATGCCTGGTGTTTCTTTTAAGTAAATATCGATCTTATCATAAAGGCCCACGGTCTGCATGATCATGCGCACATCGTGGTATCCGTCTTCCCGTCTCCGCAAAACATCAAGCCCCAGATTAATTTTTCCATACGCTTTTAATCCCAGATGTCTTATCATAGGCAAACAGCCCTCTCTTTTGTTTCAGATTGTATTTTTATATTATTTTGTATACAGTATTTAGTATATACCCAAATGAGGAAAAGTACAAGCGTTATTCTTTTAACGTATCATATGATGTTTTCACGGTAAAAATTCTCAGTTACAAAGGGGCTGATTTGATCTGTTTTGGCATTTTCACCATAATGAAAGCCTTTCGTAATCGTTTATTGTATATCCTGCCCCGCACCATTTTTTCAAGGTATTAATATAAAAAGACTCCGGCAGATATTCTGCGGAGTCCCTCTCGATGCTGATTCAATTATAGAAATTCTTCCATTGCCTCTTCCATACGCATTAATGAAGCGGCATAATCTTGAAATGCTTTTGCTGCCTCGGCTTCCTTATTTCCTTTATAGCAGATCCTGTGTTCCATACTGGCCCATAGATCCATGGACATGGTACGAAGCTGAATCTCAACCGGATAATATTCCATTCCATCCGTATGATAAACCGGAACACCGAACACTATGTGATAGCTTCTATATCCATTGGCCTTTGGTTTCCCAATATAGTCGCTCTCTTTTATAATTACAATATCATTCTGTTTTTTTAACAAATTCACGACTCCATAAATATCTCTTACAAAGAAACAGATCACACGGAGCCCTGCAATGTCTGTCAGATAGTTTCTGGCCGAATCGATACTGATTTCATGTCCATTGGTCTTAAGTTTATTCTCAATGCTTTCCTTTTGCTTAATTCTGTGCTGGATGTGATGAATGGGATAATTCTGGTACTTCCTTCTATAATCCTGATTCAGTACATCCACTCTGACCCGAAGGTTCTTAAGGGCATCCTCATAAGGCTGGACAAAGCATAGGTACTCTTCCTCGGTCATATTCCACCTCCCTGGTAATTCCTTATCACGGAAATTAAGTATAACCTCTTTTTGTGTCCATATGGTGTCCAAACTATGAATTACATATCCTCAGAATTTTCTTTGGGATTTTCGTCACCCTTTCCCATTAAACTGCTGCTGATGGGTTCCTCATCATCCATAAAAAGTGGTCTCATTTCATCGGAATGCTCTTCTTTTTTAGGCATGTACTGCTCAAAAACCGGAGACAGAATGTATGAATTTATAAATGCAAGAAGCGGAAATCCAAACAGCATGAAAATCATAAGGACCGGAGGTACTACAAAGATAAATCCCGTGGCTATCAAAGCTGCGTTGATTACAATCATACCAATGGTACGGAACAGATGACGTAATGACATAAAGAACGCATTAAAAAAGGTTTTCTTTACGGTATTATAGAATCTGGACTGCAGTGGAAAAATGTACATGAATACTGCAGCGTATACAATGGTCATAGCCAGGAATACGGTCAGCATTACTGTTTTTAAGGTTCCGGAACCAGTGTATAATCTGGCAAAGAAATACAGATCCACTCCAAGAATGGCACCAATGGCCAAAAGCACCAGCCAGATTGCTGTTGCCTGCTTGAAGTTTTCCTTAAATGATTTGAAAAAGGATTTAATGGTGTATCCGTCATCATCTCTTGCGAGCTTCAGAGTCACATAATATACAGCCGTGGTGGAAGCTCCAATGGTGAAAATCGGTATACTGAATATAAGCCATAAAATATTTAAGAGTATCAAATCTCCGAATTTGCCAATAAAGCGCCACACCGGATTATCATAATTAAAAAAACCTGATAGCATATGTCATTCCCCTTCTCTCTTTAGCGTCAAAAGTCATTATAGCGGATTTACCAATAAAAATCAAACATTCTTAATTATTTCATGGAAAATTTAGAATTATTTTTTAAAAATTCTCCGGTAATATGATATAATCAATAAAGAATTTGGAATATGATAGAAAAAGGAGCACATCATGACCCCCTACGAAGACAAAACCATTAAGGACACCATGCGTGAGGAAGGAAGAAAGCTTAAGGATATGAACGGCAAGGACAAGCTATGGTATATCTGGGAATATTATAAGATCCCGATCATCAGCGTGGTGGTGGCCATATTCCTTATCTTTTCCATTGGCTCTGCAGTTTATAACAACCGATTTGAAACAGCCTTAAATTGTGTGATTTTAAACAGCCAGCTCACAAGCCAGACCACCTCTCCCGACGATTATTTTGACAAAGACTTTCGTTCGTACATCAATCTGCCGGAGGATACGAAAATCGAAGTCAATTACTCTATGTCTCTTTCCTTTGACGAGTCAGCCATGAGCGACTTTACCTATGCGGAGCTGGCAAAGCTCTCTGCCATGATTACCAGCAAGGAGCTGGACGTCATGATTGCAAGGAAGGATTCCATTGACCACTTTGGTAAGATGGAAGGCTATATGGACTTAAAAAAGCTTCTCTCCCCGCAGGAGTATGAGAAGGTAAAGGATAAGCTTTATTTCGTAACCGCTCAGGAAACCGGAGAGAAGATGGCCGTGGGCATTGAAATCGACAAAGAGGATTTTGAGAAAAAGACCGGCCTTCTTGTTGATGGACCCATTCTCTCTGTTATGGTAAATTCCACTCATACAGACACAGCCCTTGGCCTGATTCGCTACATGTTCGGGCTGTAAGTGTAAAGCCCAGAGACTTTATAAGCCTTAAAGAAGGCTGATTATCTTCCTGAATTCTTGCATAGATTCTGGGAGATATCTCCTCACCGGCATAGGTGATGATCGCCTTGCACGCTTCTAAACCATATCCCTTTTTACGAAAGGAAGTAAAGATGTGATATCCCAGCTCCACCGGGGTATCATTTTCTTTTATATAGGGCATCAATTCTTCCAGACCAGAAAGCTCCATAGGAAAGATTCCAGCCTTTCCCACCAGCCGTCCTGTCTCATTCTCTGCGAGAGCCCATACGCCGTATTCATAAAAGCCGTACTGGCAACGGATATAGTCCCTTAAAGAATCGGGATGGCTAAAGATTTCCCCGTTCTTTCCTCCATCGGCTTCATGAGGGATCTGTACGCTGTCTTCTTCTATGAATTCCCTTATGGTCAGCCGGTCTGTCCTTTTAATCTGCAAGGGAAGTCCGAATCTTCTTCTTACCACCTTTTCTAAAAATCCATCGTCAATGTCCTCTACCGATTCCACTAGATAGGAAGCAGGAGAAAGAG
It encodes the following:
- a CDS encoding efflux RND transporter periplasmic adaptor subunit, which encodes MTKKKMITIAVAVIAVVAVAGLLIPRILGGNKDEIVAEVPPAVSVVKPENRSIQLSSELIGTIEPDSIVYVTPLGNGEITNVGVQTGDMVTAGQLLCVIDTKQVESSKITAETARVSYEDAKKNLDRMTVLYQAGDVAEADYQSLVDKVQLAKLQYDNAKIGYNIQLESSQVTAPISGKVESFNVKAHDMVAPSTVLCVISGEGGKAVNFYVPERIVNGLKTGDTIKVEKNGTDRAATITEVSTMIDQASGLFKVKASIPDGNTLATGTSVKLYVVSQKADNVLTVPVDSVYYEGGNPFIYTYADGKLKKNAVTVGLADDSFMEVKEGITTDDQVVATWTSELYDGSEVTLSDGSSKENQTTEETASESKTETEGTALETSGSAQ
- a CDS encoding TetR/AcrR family transcriptional regulator, with the protein product MPTERFYNLPKEKKEIIKQAAMAEFVRVPFEKASINKIIKEAGISRGSFYTYFEDKHDILAYIFEDAAENFQCAWERSAKKNHGDLWKTMESLLDGNVFDSQETILQLVKNIVDSVQMYGVTNHLSRDMSPGQFTMLMVMYESIDKSDFKDQSIETFGMLISMIFYEMARGLEWFYVHPEDKEKIKEVFREKLDILQYGIRKQNLK
- a CDS encoding GntR family transcriptional regulator; the encoded protein is MGNDLKVNMNEYLPLRDVVFNTLRQAILKGELAPGERLMEIQLAERLGVSRTPIREAIRKLELEGLVLMIPRKGAEVAKISEKSLRDVLEVRRSLEELAIELACQRMLPDAVEELEQRQEEFKHAVLNGNPMEIAETDEAYHDVIYKGTCNDRLIQMINNLREQMYRYRLEYIKDEDKRQILLLEHDHILEAVRRRKVEEAKEAMREHIDNQEITVSKNIKEQE
- the ispE gene encoding 4-(cytidine 5'-diphospho)-2-C-methyl-D-erythritol kinase, yielding MIRHLGLKAYGKINLGLDVLRRREDGYHDVRMIMQTVGLYDKIDIYLKETPGIEIVTNLFYLPVNENNLVYKAAKLLMDEFHVTHGIRINLKKFIPVSAGMAGGSSDAAAVLFGVNKMFQLGLTREELMERGVKIGADVPYCVLRGTALSEGIGEILTPLPDMPQCQVLIAKPAVGVSTKFVYDNLNLEKLEASDHPDIDGIIEAIENHNIHQVSQRLGNILETVTIKEYPVIAQIKEKIKELGAVNALMSGSGPTVFGIFTSPRAAENAYEELRYGKSKNLAKQVYLTNFYNTKEVTNGQ
- a CDS encoding GTP pyrophosphokinase, with the translated sequence MTEEEYLCFVQPYEDALKNLRVRVDVLNQDYRRKYQNYPIHHIQHRIKQKESIENKLKTNGHEISIDSARNYLTDIAGLRVICFFVRDIYGVVNLLKKQNDIVIIKESDYIGKPKANGYRSYHIVFGVPVYHTDGMEYYPVEIQLRTMSMDLWASMEHRICYKGNKEAEAAKAFQDYAASLMRMEEAMEEFL
- a CDS encoding YesL family protein, yielding MLSGFFNYDNPVWRFIGKFGDLILLNILWLIFSIPIFTIGASTTAVYYVTLKLARDDDGYTIKSFFKSFKENFKQATAIWLVLLAIGAILGVDLYFFARLYTGSGTLKTVMLTVFLAMTIVYAAVFMYIFPLQSRFYNTVKKTFFNAFFMSLRHLFRTIGMIVINAALIATGFIFVVPPVLMIFMLFGFPLLAFINSYILSPVFEQYMPKKEEHSDEMRPLFMDDEEPISSSLMGKGDENPKENSEDM
- a CDS encoding GNAT family N-acetyltransferase, coding for MIEGTEYKITVSDDSKALCSAYAEGRAVIGLWDRKKEGQSLSPASYLVESVEDIDDGFLEKVVRRRFGLPLQIKRTDRLTIREFIEEDSVQIPHEADGGKNGEIFSHPDSLRDYIRCQYGFYEYGVWALAENETGRLVGKAGIFPMELSGLEELMPYIKENDTPVELGYHIFTSFRKKGYGLEACKAIITYAGEEISPRIYARIQEDNQPSLRLIKSLGFTLTARTCSESGQGLCLYEWNLP